A genomic stretch from Bacteroidota bacterium includes:
- a CDS encoding putative Ig domain-containing protein, producing MINFLQLNKNFISKLLLMFLFLGTQSAFGQEIPNKYGGQVLSVAGVKSGNYIGSLEKDSHYQLIVSYDLANFDDVDWANSYFAFSVIVNKNGNTSTGKDVDLVGIDANYSNYYWHGYTDEEQIALFTAGATTIAEDIITKANAANGTTEVEVKTEANTALKDYLKARHDDYVLDNSKRYIYLKLVNPLGQEPSASGYDYYYINLKGYDGDKTSLITISGDAPANNAPEFGTIAATESINAGTALSIDISATDADGDDLTYSVAMTDESALPAFISVSGTNLVVGTDATAGTYAVTVTVSDGTDNDSEDIIITVTDPSANVAPVFTATGNKSAAVGIAKTIALTASDENGDALTYSITSGAESFITIPNASVAELAVSDQSVAGTYTVTVEVSDGRGGTDTDTFDIEIVNPVYSPADGSQFTTDDVVAFDWYLDAPSTETHSLYVESIDENGVKIEEVLVVRGIPDGQNHNEGQAFAVGSYKWYGKAYSAADGVTNAGPFFFTVTDANATNTAPELGIIGNITDVVAGTEYTKVLSATDADNDQLTFSIVATNGTDDITGITISETDLVVASSVAAGTYAVTVTVSDGTDSDSEDIIITVTAPNKTPVLGSIGDQTATEGIAKSVAISASDADSDDLIFSISGEPAGVTLVVDNNDNTKASIEISAAVVVGTHSDIIVTVSDGTDSASETISIVVEGNNLSNGELSLSEFSIYPNPVVGGVLNINLPKSEQDISLSIYNINGRLVYNTVVDKESLKFTGNVNLDKGLYLVRITSFKFDFTKKLIIE from the coding sequence ATGATAAATTTTTTACAATTGAACAAAAATTTTATTAGCAAACTTTTGCTTATGTTTTTGTTTCTGGGAACGCAAAGTGCGTTTGGGCAGGAAATACCAAATAAATATGGAGGTCAGGTATTATCTGTAGCAGGAGTTAAATCAGGTAACTATATCGGTTCACTTGAAAAAGACTCTCATTATCAATTGATAGTGTCTTATGATTTAGCTAATTTTGATGATGTTGATTGGGCTAATTCTTATTTTGCATTTTCAGTGATAGTTAATAAAAATGGTAACACTTCTACCGGTAAAGATGTTGATTTGGTAGGGATTGATGCTAATTATTCAAATTACTATTGGCATGGTTATACTGATGAAGAACAAATTGCATTATTTACTGCAGGGGCAACTACTATCGCTGAAGATATAATAACTAAAGCAAATGCAGCAAATGGGACTACTGAAGTGGAAGTAAAAACTGAAGCGAATACAGCTCTAAAGGATTATTTAAAGGCACGACATGATGATTATGTGTTAGATAATTCAAAGCGATACATATATTTGAAACTTGTTAATCCGCTTGGTCAGGAACCGTCGGCATCCGGGTATGACTATTATTATATTAATTTGAAAGGTTATGATGGTGATAAAACTTCCTTGATAACAATTTCTGGTGATGCTCCAGCAAATAATGCTCCTGAATTTGGTACAATTGCGGCAACAGAATCCATAAATGCAGGAACAGCTTTATCAATTGATATTTCTGCAACAGATGCTGATGGTGACGATTTGACTTATTCTGTAGCAATGACTGACGAAAGTGCATTACCTGCGTTTATTTCGGTTTCGGGTACAAATCTTGTAGTTGGTACTGATGCTACTGCCGGAACTTACGCTGTAACAGTTACAGTTAGCGATGGAACAGATAATGATTCTGAGGATATTATTATTACAGTTACTGATCCAAGTGCAAATGTAGCACCTGTATTTACAGCAACAGGCAATAAAAGTGCTGCTGTAGGAATAGCAAAAACCATAGCCTTAACGGCAAGCGATGAAAACGGGGATGCATTAACTTACTCTATCACTTCGGGTGCGGAATCTTTTATTACTATTCCCAATGCATCTGTTGCCGAACTTGCAGTTTCAGATCAGAGTGTAGCAGGAACTTATACTGTTACAGTTGAAGTAAGTGACGGAAGAGGAGGAACAGATACAGATACTTTTGATATCGAGATAGTAAATCCTGTATATTCTCCTGCCGACGGATCTCAGTTTACAACTGATGATGTGGTTGCCTTTGATTGGTACCTTGATGCACCAAGTACTGAAACTCATTCTCTTTATGTAGAAAGTATTGATGAAAATGGAGTTAAAATAGAAGAGGTTCTTGTAGTTCGAGGTATTCCTGACGGGCAAAATCACAATGAAGGTCAGGCTTTTGCAGTTGGTAGTTATAAGTGGTATGGAAAAGCCTATAGTGCGGCAGACGGTGTGACAAATGCTGGTCCTTTCTTTTTTACTGTAACAGATGCAAACGCAACAAATACTGCACCTGAATTAGGAATAATCGGAAATATTACTGATGTGGTTGCCGGAACAGAATATACAAAAGTACTTTCTGCAACTGATGCCGATAATGATCAGCTTACTTTCTCAATAGTTGCAACAAACGGAACTGATGATATCACAGGTATCACAATATCAGAAACCGATTTAGTAGTAGCATCATCAGTTGCTGCCGGAACTTATGCTGTAACAGTTACAGTAAGTGATGGAACAGACAGTGATTCGGAAGATATCATTATAACAGTTACAGCGCCAAACAAAACTCCTGTACTAGGATCAATCGGAGATCAGACTGCAACAGAAGGAATAGCAAAATCAGTTGCAATTTCAGCATCAGATGCCGATAGTGATGATTTGATATTTTCAATATCAGGAGAGCCTGCTGGAGTAACTTTAGTTGTTGATAATAATGATAATACAAAAGCAAGTATTGAAATAAGTGCTGCCGTTGTAGTTGGAACACACAGTGATATTATAGTAACAGTATCTGATGGAACAGATTCAGCATCAGAAACCATTTCTATAGTAGTGGAAGGTAATAATCTTTCAAACGGAGAATTGTCTTTGTCAGAATTCTCAATTTATCCAAATCCTGTTGTTGGCGGAGTGTTAAATATTAACCTGCCTAAAAGTGAACAAGATATTTCTCTTAGTATATATAACATAAACGGAAGATTGGTTTACAATACAGTGGTAGATAAAGAAAGTTTGAAATTTACAGGTAATGTAAATCTGGATAAAGGACTTTATCTAGTAAGAATAACTAGTTTTAAATTCGATTTCACTAAGAAGTTGATAATTGAATAA